One Hyphomicrobium album genomic window carries:
- a CDS encoding TIGR02302 family protein → MTEPKAAPTPLDAKFARKVRASRWALFFERLWPRVWLILGLVGLFLLVSLAGLWPMLPDLAHYIVLALFAIGGVAALLHAVRTPFPSHDEAVRRIERVSGVPHRPASSYEDTVTANADDPRTAAIWQAHRARLAAALARLRVGPPHPRADRQDPIALRGLMVLGVVALLALVGDSVSDRLRSAFRFNSAIALAEARLDAWVTPPSYTGKPPVMLADGARGVAAAEAQPKLVEVPERSVLIVRTSGKGLGVPSLEVFAEGSAERTHVEAKKPDAGKSSAPNSDIAEIRYEMRNSAEIRVLSGGNELARWQFYVKPDKPPVISMTKPPERTRRGSMKLLYTAEDDYGVVSANADVKRDRSADKPVDPKKAWAQPEALKGPRPPYEKPPEITLRLPRPSQKEAQTYIDFGPHPYAGKPVILTLEAKDVAGNIGRSKPMKLVLPQRQFDKPLARAVVEQRAKLMDDPRTVPLVKRAMEALTIEPEGFIDSTSIYLGMRSAIRGLDRDTSREGLKNIVDGMWELALRIEDGDLSDAEKALKDAQDKLAEALEKNAPDSEIDQLMQNLREALSKYVEQLTKNAQDQTPPEGLDQQNQQLSQQDLDQMMKNLEDMTKAGSRDQAQQMLSQLRDLLERLQSGQMSKQQAERSQKMQKKLDELGGLVGQQQRLMDDTYRENRKQQRTPGGSVPGENGQQQSQSQMGQGMPGQQGQGQSGQKGQKGQQGQQGQQGQQGQQGKGSLSQQQQALKEELEKLRRELDELGAGKDELNKARDAMESAQKSLEQGDTDNALGDQSEALDQMRQGAQKMAEGMSKEGNSRYGQNGDQPRDPLGRPQRFQGPDAGNSVKVPDEIDMQRAREILEELRKRLAQPSRPMQELDYYERLLRRF, encoded by the coding sequence ATGACGGAGCCGAAGGCCGCCCCCACTCCTCTCGACGCGAAATTCGCGCGCAAGGTGCGCGCGAGCCGTTGGGCGCTGTTTTTCGAGCGCCTGTGGCCGCGCGTCTGGCTGATCCTGGGCCTCGTCGGCCTTTTCCTCCTGGTGTCGCTGGCCGGCCTTTGGCCGATGCTGCCCGACCTTGCCCATTACATCGTGCTCGCCCTGTTCGCGATCGGCGGCGTGGCGGCGCTATTGCACGCCGTGCGCACGCCTTTCCCCAGCCACGACGAAGCGGTCCGCCGCATCGAGCGCGTCTCGGGCGTGCCGCACCGTCCTGCCTCGTCCTACGAGGACACCGTTACCGCCAACGCCGATGACCCGCGCACCGCCGCTATCTGGCAGGCGCACCGCGCCCGCCTTGCCGCCGCGCTCGCCCGGCTGCGCGTCGGGCCGCCGCATCCGCGTGCCGACCGGCAAGATCCGATCGCGCTGCGCGGGCTCATGGTCCTGGGCGTCGTCGCCTTGCTCGCCCTCGTCGGCGACAGCGTGTCCGACCGTTTGCGCTCCGCCTTCCGCTTCAACTCCGCGATCGCCCTGGCCGAGGCACGCCTCGATGCTTGGGTGACGCCGCCATCGTATACGGGCAAGCCGCCGGTGATGCTGGCCGACGGCGCGCGCGGGGTAGCAGCCGCCGAGGCGCAGCCGAAGCTCGTCGAGGTGCCCGAGCGCAGCGTGCTGATCGTGCGCACGAGCGGCAAGGGGCTCGGAGTTCCCTCGCTCGAGGTGTTCGCCGAGGGCTCGGCGGAACGCACCCACGTCGAGGCGAAGAAGCCCGACGCAGGCAAATCGTCGGCCCCCAACAGCGATATCGCCGAGATCCGCTACGAGATGCGCAACTCGGCGGAGATCCGCGTTCTCTCAGGCGGCAACGAGCTGGCGCGCTGGCAGTTTTACGTGAAACCCGACAAGCCGCCCGTTATCTCGATGACCAAGCCGCCGGAGCGCACGCGCCGCGGCTCGATGAAGCTTCTGTACACCGCCGAGGACGACTACGGCGTGGTCTCGGCCAACGCCGACGTGAAGCGCGACCGCAGCGCCGACAAACCCGTCGATCCGAAGAAGGCGTGGGCGCAGCCCGAGGCGCTCAAAGGTCCACGTCCGCCATACGAGAAGCCGCCGGAGATCACCCTGCGCCTGCCGCGCCCCTCGCAGAAGGAGGCGCAGACCTACATCGATTTCGGCCCGCACCCCTACGCCGGCAAGCCCGTCATCCTCACGCTCGAGGCCAAGGACGTTGCCGGCAACATCGGCCGCTCCAAACCGATGAAGCTCGTCCTGCCGCAGCGGCAGTTCGACAAGCCGCTGGCGCGCGCCGTCGTCGAGCAGCGCGCCAAGCTCATGGATGACCCGCGCACCGTGCCGCTCGTCAAGCGAGCGATGGAGGCGCTGACCATCGAGCCGGAAGGCTTCATCGATTCGACCTCGATCTATCTCGGCATGCGCAGTGCCATCCGCGGGCTGGACCGCGACACCTCCCGCGAGGGCCTGAAGAATATCGTCGACGGCATGTGGGAGCTGGCGCTGCGCATCGAGGATGGCGATCTCTCCGACGCGGAGAAAGCGCTCAAGGACGCGCAGGATAAGCTCGCCGAGGCGCTGGAGAAGAACGCGCCCGATTCCGAGATCGACCAGCTCATGCAGAACCTGCGCGAGGCGCTGTCGAAGTACGTCGAGCAGCTGACCAAGAATGCGCAGGACCAGACACCGCCCGAGGGGCTCGACCAGCAGAACCAGCAGCTGAGCCAGCAAGACCTCGACCAGATGATGAAAAATCTGGAGGACATGACCAAGGCCGGCTCGCGCGATCAGGCACAGCAGATGCTGAGCCAGCTGCGCGATCTATTGGAGCGGCTGCAGTCGGGGCAGATGTCGAAGCAGCAGGCCGAGCGCAGCCAGAAGATGCAGAAGAAGCTCGACGAGCTCGGCGGCCTTGTCGGCCAGCAGCAGCGGCTGATGGACGACACCTATCGCGAGAACCGCAAGCAGCAGCGGACGCCGGGGGGCAGTGTGCCGGGCGAGAACGGCCAGCAGCAGAGCCAGAGCCAGATGGGCCAGGGCATGCCCGGCCAGCAAGGGCAAGGACAGTCCGGCCAGAAAGGCCAGAAGGGTCAACAGGGCCAACAGGGCCAGCAAGGTCAACAGGGTCAGCAGGGCAAGGGCAGCCTCAGCCAGCAGCAGCAGGCCTTGAAGGAGGAGCTCGAGAAGCTGCGTCGCGAGCTGGACGAGCTCGGCGCCGGCAAGGACGAGCTCAACAAGGCGCGCGACGCCATGGAGAGCGCGCAGAAGTCGCTGGAGCAGGGCGACACCGACAACGCGCTGGGCGACCAGTCCGAGGCGCTCGACCAGATGCGCCAGGGCGCGCAGAAGATGGCCGAGGGCATGAGCAAGGAAGGCAACTCGCGCTACGGCCAGAACGGCGACCAGCCGCGCGATCCGCTGGGCCGTCCGCAACGCTTCCAGGGCCCGGATGCCGGCAACTCGGTGAAGGTGCCGGACGAGATCGATATGCAACGCGCACGCGAGATCCTCGAGGAGCTGCGCAAGCGCCTGGCGCAGCCATCGCGTCCGATGCAGGAGCTCGACTATTACGAGCGTCTGCTGCGCCGCTTCTGA